The window ATGATTGATCAAGGGATTACAGCTTGCTTTGATAGGAGTAGAAAGCTAAGAAGGGGGATGGGGAGTGGAAATCTTAACTTTATATCCTGTTCTACATTTTGGAAAGGCCCCAGTGGGATCTAGCcataaaagaaggggaaaatggataaaggggaaaaggaaatgttaaaaagaTTTGCAACATTTCTTCTCCCCAGATGTGAAGAGGAGCTTTGCTCCTGGGCCAAGATCCTTTGGTGCAAAAGTAACCAGCTGGTTAAGTACATGCTGACTTCTGGAAGTCTCACTTCCTAAATTTAATGACTGATCTATATATATGGAATGTAAGatagatttttgggtttttttagcttctGAAGTAATTTATGAATAGTGATTACATTTGCCAAGCCAAACAAGATACATAATTGTTCTTCTGGTGCTTTCTTTAGAGCAGGACAGAGGTAGAACAAAGGAAATGAACAAATTAGATATTGACACTCATAGCAATGAGTTGTTGTGGAGGTATAAATGAGTGCACAAGGACTAGACTGGTGTTGGGGAACAGGCTGGCTTCTGGCCCAGGAAGCTTGCAAATAGTCTGCAGTGGATGAGAGAGCTAGGGCTGCAGGGAAGATCACTCCATGCTTGCTGTAGTCTTACTTTAATCCTCTGCTGCTGGTGATTTTTGAACAGGTGACTGGCCTAGACAGACACCAGGGCCGTTTTCATTCATTACTATTTAGTAGGAAATTCTGAGAGGGTGAACATCAAACATGAGGTAGATTTATTATTGCAGCACTTTATTTAGGGCTCTGTGTACCTAAGAATTATAAATTGTCTGGAATTTTGTCACACTGGATGTGACAAATgtcaaagtaaaaaaacccaaccaacaggTCTGTGAATGATCTGTTTTGCATGATTTTCATTTAGTTTAGGATGTTTCCCTGATTGTCTCTGTGTTATGGTGTTTTGTCATTTTGTAGACTTTGGCCTTTTGTGTATGTAAAGTAAggacaaaatacaaaaaaagtcaaattGGATGAGGAGATTGCCGTTTTTCCCCTCGTGGCTACACCAAACAGATAAGGGAGATACCAGGTTCTGGCTCCTGTTTGGAACAGATAGAAGGGTGCATCCTCAGCAACTTCATGCTTGCCGTTTCTCACTCATATGCCCTGAAATGAGTTACTTTACTCCTGTACTGGAAAAGATCCCATCTTTTCAAAACTATTAGTTTGCACTTTCCAATTCCTCTGGTAggggaaaaagatttttcttattttgtaaagGTGCAGCAGGACTAGAAGGGAGTTTCTTTGGAGGAGATCACTGATTCTCTCATACCTCCTTTATCCAGGCAAAGAATGCAGAGAATTTCCCAGATGCTCCTCTATTTTTTCTAACCAAGTCAGCCCAGGGAAGCAACTgggagaaaaacacattttctattAGCAATACttcaccaccccacccccagaCGGTCATCAAAGAATACATATTTCCTGGGTAGATCAACTTGATACAAATACTAATTTGGGTCTAACTGCAATAATTTAATTTCCAGTCATTACTTTTATGGAGAAGTTTGATTTCATGCTCATTCCAACTACATTAATGGTCACAGCTTAATCCATAGGCTCAGAAGCCCACATTATTACTGAGGTAATTTAACACAATTTTTTAATAGTTCTAACAAGCAAGGGAATGTTCTTGACATTTGAAATGTATCTTTTTGATGGTACACCAAGTTGAGAGTACAAggttaatattttatgtttacaaATAGAGTTCTGTAATTTAaacttaattatttcattttagtaCATGAGATCGCTTAACAACTTCAGGGCTGAACAGCCTCACCAACATGCAATGTATTATCTCCGACTCCTGATGACAGAAGTTGCTTGGACCAAAGATGAATTAAAAGAAGCTCTAGATGGTAATGTTCTGCCAGTTTTAAacgtcatttttttttttttttcttgtggaaaatgTTACTAAACTGATGAAGGTACCTATTTTGAACTCTGCCAATTGTTCAAGTGAAGCCCCTGCAGTGCCAAACCTGAGCTGATGCTGGTGGATGTCAACGCCTCTGCGCGTGTCCTCCAGTTTCTAGAAAGTGTAATAGTTCAGGCAACTTGCAAAACTTGCAGGTAAAAGTTCAGGCAAGACTTGAATGTCTTTGTGGGCATGAGCCTGGGTATGGTGAATCCAGTGCTTAACCAACACTGCTAAAATCATTTGTCTCTACTTGACATCTTGCAGACACGTTGGATTGTATCTGCATTGTACTTCCCAGTGTGCATGCTATGTTGGTTTTTCCTTTATCAGGGAATCCTAACTTCTGTTTCTGTAGATAATAAAGAACTGTAGATAATAAAGGAGAAAGATacataacaataataaataaagaaCATTGTGGTTCTTAACAAAGAATAGGTGCCCGACTAtatttggaggaagaagaaatttcaAATTAAGATATTTAATTGATTTTAGTAACAGCTGAAGAACTCTTCCTACCTGTATCTTACTGTGTTACAACAAAAGGCTGTTACTGGGACAGTTTGCAATTGTAATATCTTCTTGGAATACAATGAGACATTCTTTTCAAGAAGAATATTTGGCTTTTGTATTTATTCATAGTTGTCAAAGATTGACCCATACCATACTGTTTGTGATGCTGAAAACTTCTTCATTAAGATAGACTCTATAGATGCCCTGAGCCAGCTGCCACAAGGGTGTGTGTTTTTTCTACAGGATTGCTGCAGGATAGAAGTATAATTGTTTAGTTGTATAGTTTCTTCAATGATTGCAGGTATCTCTGAGATTAACAGTGATGCCAGTGCAGCCTGTGAAGTGAATGACAAAACTAATGCTGATTTTTCATGGCAGGGGTTTAGCTACATGTAGGTCATTCCTTTTTTAATGACTACTGAATTTTGAAAACGTAAGAGATTTTCTGTTCTGTGTATAAGTTGTCTTCATAAGATTAATGCTACTGTATTCAGGATAAGAATGGCCAAAAATGGAATGCAGGAAAGGAATGCTGTCTACTTAACACTGCTGGAAATATGCTTGAAATACAGGGAGTTTATGtgtgatttccccccccacacacactcaaTGTGACTGTAATCTTTTGCACTATTAAACAATTCTAGAGGCAAAAATTAAGATTAGGATTATACAACAATAAAAAGTTGATTTGGAATTGGGGAAAAATGTGGAAACGAATTTTTTACTGGTGGTCAGTTACCTCTTTTAAGAGAGGGAAAGACTGATAACCACAGTATAGGTTTTTCTAATATAAATTGCAAATCTGTTACATATGTATGCACCCCACACTGAGTAACTGAGTGACCTCATAATCTTGCTTGCATTTGTCTTTTCAAAACTTTTGTGAAATACATGACTATTgttagtttttattttagttgAGAAGATGACAAAATGAGAAACTGATAGATTTGTTGATACAGTGTGCGTATTCTTGAGTGTCAGAGATTTAAGATTGGAGATGCTGACTTTGGGATGAACACCCCATCCATTCAGCCATCCTTCCTCTCTTATTCCACTGATTCTATATGTTAAACTATACTTTGCCTTGTATATGAAAACTGCTATATATGAAAGACAGGCTAGCatagaatgtgtgtgtgtgtactctGGGATATAttgcaaaaatacttttcttgtaTATTGTTTCTTACAAAGATACTATCAAAACACCATATTTGAGTTGAGGTTCTTTTTTTAGTCTGGATGGTAAATGCACAGTGTGTTTCTCAAGCATTATAAACTACATGCTGCTTGTTTAGTTAATAACTAAGGCTTTATCTTAGAACACCACCTGAATGATAGCAACTGTTTTCTCTGGAGAACGAATGTTTGTTCAGCATGATtggaaagaaggctttttttttttcttttctttttggaatcTGGGTCAGACAGTATGTGAATTCTAAGCGAAACAAACTATATGATGAGTGCTGCTATTTAGACCTGGAAACTTTCCAGTGTTGCATTTTTAAGAGAGATTCACTTTTTTATGATGATGAGTTTCTCCTCCTCTAAGAAATGCACCATATCTAATGATGAGTTAGGTACTTCTTAACATAAAAATGCATATAATTGATTTAACTGTCTAAATATCTATTCTAGATGTCACTCTTCCCCGCCTCAAGGCCTTTATAGCTCAACTGTTGTCACGGTTACACATTGAAGCTCTTCTCCATGGCAATATAACAAAACAGGTTGGTGTGATGCTTTctttaataaaacaatttttatttaaaagcggCATAATGGAAGACTAATCTCAGATCTTAAAGCAGTTTTGCCAAATGCAGTTTCATAATTTGACTTTGTACTTTTTTATCTTTATGGGAGTATCATagtgtcatttttttccacttcaggtTTATTAGGCCAAGTGCTGCCCTTGTATTGCTCTTGGAACGATAAAAAACTTATGATCTAAATATTTCAAAGTCTGTGTTGCGTGTCATTACTGTGATGTGATCAAGCTGCATAAGGAACGGTGTGCTGCGGACCCTGCTTTTCCATTTAGAAGTTTCAGGCTAACTAGCAAAGGTTTAAGAATCCAAGCTCCTTCCAGATGAAGTACTTTGCACAGAGCTAAACCGGAATAGTGAGCCATAAAAAATTAAGTGTCAGCTCTCAGTTACGtcttttttttagtaaaaatcagaaaatattggTTCTATCTTCCATTAAAATAGTAATAGTTTGTATTTGCATAGGAAGTCTAACCAAATATTTGAATATATGTGCTAATAGAAAATGTAGTACCTTGCCTGTACATTCTTGCATTCTTTTTTTGTAGGGCTGATATAGCAGTATTTCTGTGTTACACCAGCTCTGTGACACTGTGGCTGTTGAAGAGTCCTACAGCTAGAGAACTGGGAGGGATGTACTGTTACGTCCATAGCTGTGCAATGTTTAGGAATGATCTGCAAACCTCCCTGAATAGATGCGGATAGGAAACTTCTCTATCCTTCAGTGCCCATGATGTGATCATCACTGACAAAGCTCAGAAAATTTAATGTGGATCTAAGAATTTTTTCAactaaaattaaatcaaaatttaCATACTTTTGTGACACCTTTCAATACTGAAAAAGTTTTTAGTGAATTtgttctgtttgaaaaattaGACCTATCTAGCTGCTTAAAATTCCCATTTCTTcttgaattaatttcatttgtataTTTGTCTTTTGactgttccttttatttatttcctgcaaGTGGATGAATAGTAAACCAATCCTGTTCAGAACATCTGTCTGAACAGTTGTGttgtaaataatttgttttaatatggTGACTTGATTAGAAGAATATATAGTATTTTTCTCTAACCTTTCAAACTGTGTTTTGTTAGACCTCAATCTTTTTGTCTTTGATGTTGCATGGGGTTTTCGGGGGTGTTGGGGAGAGACAGCATGTATTTATTAAGTTTTCAGACCTTTTGCATGGTTTTGATAAGATCACTTGGGTTATGAGTTTGTGGCAGTGTAGACTAAGAGATTTTGGCTTTTAGCCAAAACTACTTTGTGACATTACTGTAATTTCCACTACAAGAACACATAAGTCTTAACAGGTAAAGCTTTTGAAGTTAAATCCTTGAATGAAACTAatgatttttaaacttctttcactttttattaatttttttgatgATTATTTTAATCCATCAAATAAAAGAAAGTATCTGGGCATGAGTCTCAGTGCTACCAGCACGTCAATAGAATGCATGTTTGAACTTAAccattaatttgttttcttaaagttTCATCTGCTGACACGTCATCTGCTTTGCAAACATACGTTGTAGGTATCTCATTTTCAAACTTTGAAAGATGAGTACATCAAAGCgatgaagtgaaaggaaaagaaaaaagcccattGAACTTTAATTTCAGAAGCACTTGAGAGGAGTAGCAGTAGTTAAATATGTATACAAGATAAATgtaaaaccccacaaaacccttGTCCCCCAAGCCCTACACTTCCTCTCATCTACTTCTACTGTATTTTTGCTAAATTACAATATCcctactttttatttctgattttttttttttttttttttttaattttctctcatgTCACCATCAATAATTGGAAAGTCTTAACCTACTGTTAGGTACAGAATAATTAATGATTGTTAAAAATCCTTTTATGTTTTCTCTTCCAGGCTGCATTAGGAATTATGCAGATGGTTGAGGACACTCTCATTGAGCACGCTCATACAAAGCCACTACTTCCTAGTCAGCTAGTGAGATACCGAGAAGTGCAACTTCCTGACAGTAAGTTCAGTgatttatttacaattttttaatgCTCATTAAATTGAGATTATCTGTTTGCtaatggcatttaaaaattaatattactCTGTTTTTAGGAGTTTGTTTCAAAATTAGACttacttcaaattattttaaactttaaattaaaaaatataattagggTGTGGTTTTGTTAATAAAATTATACACTAATATATTATTTTCTGGTATACTTGAAagcaaattttatttcaatttcaatCTGTGTATGCAAACTGGACTTCttgggggttggaactagatgatatttaaggtcccttccaactcaaaccattctatgattctatgattcaatctGAATTCACTTGATATGATTTATGGAGATAAGAGCCCTGCCCCACGCTCTGCTACACATAGTATACACATTTGAATAAGCATCATTCTTTGAGCACTTCTGAATATCAATTGACCATTCAGTGAAGAATTGTCTAAACAACTCTTGCTTTTTGAGAAAACTAAAAGTTCTTACACAAGTAACATTGGGTTTTTTCTAATATAAATTATTCTGGTCTCATTGTGCTTGTATATGATTTTGCTTCTATTGTGCAAAAAAATCTTACATATAAGAAAGGAGGCTCAAGCAATTGCTGGGAACTGTACAGGAATGGTGACATATGTAGGTATACAGCCAAAGCCAATTACGCATAGCTGATCATCAGCCTGTGGAAACTACCATACACCAAAGTAGCTGCTGGTATtaaatgctgaattatttttaatgttcataAATGTTTCTGACAAATTGTCTCTAGAAACTATTTATATAGTAGAGGCAATGCAGAATTCCACTCCAGTTCCAAAAATATTTGCTTGAGAAGCAGCCAGTTTCAATTTACTTGCTGATATGCTCAAGATATGACATTTCGATGtgttaaaataatcttttctttacTTGTTCCATGAAAAGTATACTGTTAGTAGAAATTCTGCTTTAACAGTCCTAAACCATTTATTATAATTCCATTCCACAAGTGATAGACTGTTATCTTTACAACTGTGGACAATAAGAATGTACATTTTTAAGAACTTAAATGTTTTAACTTTGTCTTTTAGGAGGTTGGTTTGTATATCAACAGAGAAATGAAGTTCATAACAATTGTGGCATTGAAATATATTACCAGACAGACATGCAGAGCACTTCTGAGAATATGTTTTTGGAGCTCTTTTGTCAAATTATCTCAGAACCATGCTTCAATACTCTGCGCACCAAGGAACAATTAGGTAAGTTTTCCCATAGTGATTCTGAGtctgtatacacacatgcacgcaTACTCATGCACTTATATGAGACACGATGAGGTGTTCTTTCCCTGCTGAGTGAGTGCCATTTAAAGGGCACTTGgtaaatgtaaataattttaactgcTGATGACTCAAAGGAATGTTACTGTGCATAGACTCTAAATTGAGAAGAAGCAAGCATAATTTTTAAGATAAGTCTGAAATATCTGAAACTAactctggcttaaaaaaaaagtttgatcaCTGTACAGAAAACTTCATATCTAGAATTTTTACCAAAAGGAAATTAGATCAGTTTCATAAATTTTAGATCTTCTTGAAAAATCAGTAGTAGTTCGGTCTTTTCTGCTGGTGATCCTACTTCCAGGTGCACTTGATGATTCATAGGTCCTATTTTGGGAATACTGCTGTATGTATAATGGTAAGCTGCCATGTTGGTGAAGACCTAAATACATTTCAGGCTCTTTAAGAATGCAGCTGTTCACCAGTAAGTACAAATAATTATCTGAACCAGTAAGACTGAGAACTGGTAAGGTTATTCCAAACAGGATAACAAGGAGAGACAGAGACTTTCCATGACAGTTTGCATGATTGAAATACTTATGAGGAGGAGTATGGATTTTCTAAAGGTGAGAGACAGGTATGTGAATGTCTCAGTGTGATGACTAAGAACTACCAGGGATATCAGGCAAGATTAGACTTTTTTTGAGCAACTAGCAGAGTCAGCCATACCATATTCATCATAGGGATTTTAACTATCTAGATATCTGCTGAAAATACAGCAGGACCCAGGTTATTTAGCAGCTTTTGGAAATGTGCTGATGGCAGGTTTTGTATAGAAGTTGGAGGTAACAGCTAAAGAGAAGAACCAGCGAGGAAGAACTGTGTGAGTGTATTCAGCGCTGCGTAACTGCCAGATGATAGAGTTCACAAGACTTAGGAGGGAATAAAGTAGAAATACCATCAAAATTCAGTAAACTTCATGGAATTGTTATTAAGATCTCTGAGAAAGCTAAGTGAAAAAGTAGTTCAGGAGTTAGCAGTGCCTTAGCACTATGAGGAAGAGAAAAGTTGtcaatggtggaaaaaaaaaaaatcaaaatgttttagGATGGCTTTGTTAGTTTTCACTTAAAATGTGAACTGTGACCAGATGATTTCCAAAATAAATACCAGTGATCAAAGTTCAAGGCTTGCAtttgaacaggaaaataacaGATTAAAGGTTGTTCAGGTAATTAGAAGCTTTTAAAGAGTTCAGGCACAATGAACTCTACgttacattaaaaaaccccaaaattatgAAATCCTGGAATTAGACGTCTTATAACTGAGAATTTGTGGATGACAGATGAggtactggaaaaataaacacatataaaTGTTATATGTttccttaaaaaaggaaagagatgagCAGGGAAGCTACAGATCTGTCAGCTTAATTCTGATTCCTGGAAAATACAGAGTAAGTTATCAAACCATTTCTAAATTCATAGAAGGTAACTGAGAGACTATTACTGGACAAACTCAGGTGAAAgtaacataactttttttttttatacaaacagagtttggatggatggatggaagtGGTGATGTTGTATGTCTCTTCTTGATAGTATGAAAGGCGCATAATATTCTCAAACAAGCTAGAGAGACTGCCTTTGTGGAAGTGCTACACATTTGGATGCAAGGCTGTTTGGAAAGTCATGACTGAGGAATAGATAAGAATAGTTCATTTGAAAAACAGTGTTCTGTAGAGCTCTTTTGTGATCCAATGCTATTTAGTATTTTCATCAAAACTCTGGATGATAAAAGAGTGAATATACTTACTAAATCTTCAGATAATATTAAGCTGGGAGAGGCTGAAAATGTGTGGGAAGATAGAATTCAAAATCAGTTTGACATTTTGGAAACATGACTTGAAGATAAGATGCAGTTTGGTAGGAACGGTTTGGCAGGAATAGGCAGGAATAATCAGTGGCACAGATACAAGCTAGGAAGCAGCTGGCTAGGTAACATGTAGAAAACAATCTACAGGTTACAGTGGATCAGAAGTAGAACATAAATCAGCAGTGTCATGCTTCTGCGTAAAATGCTGGGATATATAAACAGGAGCTTTCAAGATGCACACACAATAATACTCCTGTATTCAGGTAAGGACTTTGAACTACTGTATCCAGTTTTGACATAAGCTTCAAGGAACAATTAGAGagttataaaacatttaaaagactGAAATGTGACAGATTTGTTAttaaaagaggggaagaagactGAAGAAAGGCTTGGTTCAGATACGCAAAAGCTGCAGCAAAAAGGAAGggaatagtattttctttttatctaatTGTTGAGAAATAGTGGTCTTACATTGCAGCAATTCAGATTACACATTACGAAAAATTACTAATAAGCTCCTAATGTTGAGTCTAATGAAGCACTAGAGTATAGCTTAATTTCTGGTTACCTAATCCTGATGACAGAATTCCTTTTGTTCTGTCTTGGTCTGCCTCATCTCCTCCTCGCCCCTCCCCTGACCTGATATTTACCTCAGTGAAAtaaaggtgttttaaaaaaacatacagtgGCATATTTTGAAAACCTGCATTATTTCGTTTATAATACAGAATTAAACTTGGCTTAAAATTGCGTTCCTGTCAAGCATGACATGTTTGGTGAACTTAATGCTAGAACAAgggatttcttttaatttgtgaCTGTTCTTGTTTTGCCAAGGTTACATTGTGTTCAGTGGTCCACGTCGGGCAAATGGCATACAAGGACTGCGATTTATTATCCAATCTGAAAAGCCACCACACTATTTAGAAAGCAGAGTTGAAGCATTCTTAAAAACTATGGAGAAATGCATAGAAGATATGACAGAAGAGGCCTTCCAAAAACATATCCAAGCTTTAGCAATTCGTCGTCTAGACAAACCAAAGAAGCTGTCTGCAGAATGTGCTAAATACTGGGGAGAAATCATTTCCCAGCAGTATAACTTTGACAGAGGTACTAATTCCTTTAAAACTGAATGCTGTAGTTTGGCTACACTTGTGACTGTTGAGTGTCATATTCATTTGGGAACAACTTAAACTTTTACATAACCTGTGCATAATTTAGTCTATTTTTTGTGATTTGTGTCCGGTAAGTTGTATTTCTTCCCTCTGCCCTGAGAAAATACCTGATTTGTGGAGCCTGTGCTCTCACTGCTGTGGGAGCTGTTAGTAATAGAGGATAAATGTGTTCACCATATAATGGGGATTGATGAATACTTCACTGACCTTCCATTCTTTCCCTTAAAGCTCAGGGAGATGTAGAGTAGGTCAAGGATTGAAAGTTGTTTGAATGCAAATGTTGATGTCACATAAAAGTGATGTTCAGATGTCTGTATTACATATGTGCCTAATACTTGACTGAGATGCATTCAGATATACTTTGACATTCCTGATGGTGCACATGTTCATATGAACCCTATTCCTCTTCTCATTGTGCAGTTCCTTTGAGGGAGCAATGGCAGAGGCAACAGCAGATAGCTTAACTAACATGTGACCTGTCTCAGCTTAGAGTAGGCTtgaagaaacattaattttattttttttcatccatGATACTTTGAAGATTATAAGCTTGTAGAAGACCAAATAAGATCCAACTTCTAGTGTTATTACTGAAAATGAACTGACAGTTATTTACACTGTGATCCTACATAGTATTTGTGTTTTTCCCTGTTTCATAATTGTTTGAAGATTTTAATCCAAAATACTGAGGTATATTAATAATATAgtttctgacattaaaaaaaataatatcagtTTTAGGTACAGATCAGCTTTTCCTCACATTTTCATGTCTCAACTCATTCACAGCTCTAATTTCCCATCTTCCATGCATAATATGCTTCCTACATAAAACTCACTCTGTATGCTGTGACTTCTCCTCTTCTGCTTTACATGCACAGTGTTGGCCTTCCACAACAGCAAATACAGGCGTTTTGGTCGACAGTGGCTAACTGAACTATTTTAATAGTGAAGAATTTTGAATTGTCATCTAGCTTGGTCTCAAGAGAATGAGAGCTACTGACAAGGTTTCATGCCCGGGTATAAGGAGTGGCGTGGAAACTTATCCCCTCAAGTCTTTTTTTGTGTCTGAGGAGTTTAATTTTTCACTGCCTTAAGTGTTTCTGTTTTTACCATACTTGGATCTCTAGTATCTCTCCAGAATTTGTTACTGCTAGCTGTAGTCATATCTTTCATATCTAAATCCCACTCAACTTATTATTTCTCTTGACTTTTATATCTTTAATTCCTCTCTACCCActagtaattttatttcatttatgatTCTAATATGACTGGAATTGACAAAATTGGGAATTCATATACCAGCCTCAAGaagtgaaaggtttttttcttcaggtttttacatttttattattactacttttATGATTTTACTTAAAGTTTTTCTCCCAAATGTCATCTATTTTTCCAAACtgttttttgttgatttttatttccttcatgtaGAACTTCATATTAATTACTTAGAGCCTGCCTCACAGACTTGTTAGCTGTGTATTTGTTCTCTTGCACACATTTCTTTCTTGATCTTCCTGCTAACCCTAAGAAAAGCAAGCATGCCTACATCAAAAAACATTCCTGCTTATGCAGCAGTGATATTACATGATTACAATTTAATTTATATGAAGCGATGTAGCTACTGAGACACATTGTCCCCAGATATCTTAAAGGTGATTATTCCTTAACAGGTATGATGTAGGCACCGTtccttacatttatttaaaagtacaTCCTGCCAAAGTACAGCCTACCATCCTGTTTCCTAGTTGTGAATAAAATCTATAATCAGTCTGCATTAGAAATGTGTAACGTTGATTTGAAGGTAAATATACAGAAGTAGGTACATCTTCTTTAGCTACTGAATAACATACATACAGTGCAATCAGTATTCTTCAAGCATGCATTTTTTAGTAAGTCCAATCAAATGGACAAAGCAGCTATGATTTGCAGACCTGTTACAATTTTTACTATTGTTGTGCAGATAACATTGAAGTGGCTTATCTAAAGACCCTGACCAAGGATGATATTATACAGTTCTACAAGGTAAGTTAGTCACGTAGTTAAAATGTTACTTGGAAGGAGATGTAGATATAACTGCATGTTATTTTTGTGAACTATGAAAGCATATACTTATGCTGGTTTAGATAGATGATGTGATTGATGCAGatatgttaataataattttgtttcctgAGTCTTACTTAGCTTAATGGCAGCTAGCATACCGTAGAAATAGTGAAGAAGGATTggtttttgttgtggggttttctttttcttaccagCCTTTATTCTCCTGTTGTCT of the Strix aluco isolate bStrAlu1 chromosome 7, bStrAlu1.hap1, whole genome shotgun sequence genome contains:
- the IDE gene encoding insulin-degrading enzyme isoform X6 — protein: MKNEFIPTNFEILPLEKDATQYPALVKDTAMSKLWFKQDDKFFLPKACLNFEFFSPFAYVDPLHCNMAYLYLELLKDSLNEYAYAAELAGLNYDLQNTIYGMYLSVKGYNDKQHILLKKIIEKMATFEIDEKRFEIIKEAYMRSLNNFRAEQPHQHAMYYLRLLMTEVAWTKDELKEALDDVTLPRLKAFIAQLLSRLHIEALLHGNITKQAALGIMQMVEDTLIEHAHTKPLLPSQLVRYREVQLPDRGWFVYQQRNEVHNNCGIEIYYQTDMQSTSENMFLELFCQIISEPCFNTLRTKEQLGYIVFSGPRRANGIQGLRFIIQSEKPPHYLESRVEAFLKTMEKCIEDMTEEAFQKHIQALAIRRLDKPKKLSAECAKYWGEIISQQYNFDRDNIEVAYLKTLTKDDIIQFYKVLLAIDAPRRHKVSVHVLAREMDSCPVVGEFPCQNDVNLAPAPPLPQPSVIENMTEFKRSLPLFPLVKPHINFMAAKL